One Brassica napus cultivar Da-Ae chromosome A2 unlocalized genomic scaffold, Da-Ae chrA02_Random_29, whole genome shotgun sequence genomic window, AGTTCCTGGATACAAAATAGGACACACATGACATGAGAGAGTCCCTCCCAACATGAATCAAACCTAGTAACGGTAACGCTGCAATTATACATATCTCTAGTGTGGAAGAAAGAATCTAACCAGCATTGAAAGGAGGGAAACCACATAATAGAATGTAGAGGATAACTCCAGCACTCCACACGTCACATTCACGACCGTAATGCCTATTTAAAACCTCAGGTGCCACATAGTATGCACTTCCAACAAGGTCTGTAAACGTTGCACCTGacagaaaaacaaagaaacataGATTTGAGTGGACAAAACACACAAGCAAGGGTTCAATGAAACAGTATCCGACAACACAATCGTAGACATAGCCGGTCCTGAACATAGGCTATTAAACTATTGGTATATAGAtcccaaaatattaaaaaaagtttatatatatataggttcctaaatttaaattaaaaaaaaattctttttatataaatcCTTAATAAATTGTCTATAACGGCCAAAATTAATCATAGATGAAACTAGAAATCAAAAACCAGACCTGGTTTGAAGAAAACAGAGAGGCCAAAGTCAGTAGATTTAAGAGAAGAGTCTTCATCAGTTGAAGAGAACAAGAAGTTCTCAGGCTTAAGATCTCTATGCACAACACCAAGAGAGTGACAAGCCTCAACGACGCTAACAATGGTCTTGATAACCTTAGCTGCATCTCTCTCACTGTAATGACCTTTCATCGCGATTCTATCAAACAACTCACCACCTTCACAAAGCTCCATCACAAGGTGGACGCTGGTATCATCCTCGTACGTTTCTTGTATCCTGACAACGTTGGGGTATTCAGACAAGTGATGCATTATCTGGATCTCCCTCAAAACGTCGTCGTAGTCTTCTTGGCAAAGGAGCTTCCTCTTGGGGATGGTTTTGCAGGCAAGCTTTTGACCAGTTTCCTTGTGGGTGCAGAGGGAAGTGGTTCCATACTGTCCTTGTCCGAGGAAACGACCAAGAACGTAGTCGTCTCTCAGGTTCTTGGTCTTGTAAGGGAGAACCCATCTGGTTCTTGATTCGCTGGCCATAGTTTTCAGAGTCTTGACTTGTTCTTtggaaaagatgaagaagaaaacaatgagGAAAGAAACTGAAGAGAGGGAATTTAACACAACTTTTATTGAATTAGCTTCCcatttgagtttttttcttttcttttcacatTAAATGAATAATGAATGGCAAGTTATTAATTACTTGACTTGGTTGTTTTAGTTGAATAAGTTGTCAGCTAGTAATTATTAGCTGTTACagatatatatgaattaattGAACATTTCATTGACCAAAAACattaagttaatatttttatatataatgtgcaATGAGCATGGTGAGTTGTAGACCATCTCCAATCACACTCTATAAtttcctctatatttcactctaaaatagagtaactctattatagagttgaatttgctccaatggttcactctataatagagttactctataatagagtgaaatatagagtattcttgttttttcactctatatttagagtaaaaaaatatgattactctatatttcactctattatagagtaactctattatagagtgaaccattggagcaaatttaactctataatagagttactctattttagtgtaaattatagaggaaaaaatagagtgcctttggagatgctctaagataTAGAACATACAACATGATAATGGCAAAAACATGGTCAGATGATCTCATTTCATGATATCAGATTTGcctgttttattttaaacttgagtttcatatgataaaaatataaattatatagtttcaGCACGTTGTGTGTTTTCTTCAAAATAATTGATATGACTTTGGATGCAACACAGAAACTTGTTGAACATTCTCTAATTACAGAAAACAATTAACATATAAGAAGTTGatcagagaaaaagaagaaaacaactgCTTTGATTGGTGACATGCATTAGCCATGATTTAGTTTGAGTTATAATATAACTCAAAATATTACCACCATTCATGAAGTAGAATCAATTTTTTTGAGTTATTATGTGTTATAATTGACATACAATTTTGAGTTACATCTTTTGTTAAGTTGATAACTCAAACACTTATTCAACATCAAAGAAAATTCCATGTATTCATTTTTTGAGTTAATAgtttataagaattttttttttaattaaaatcccACTTCCACGTTACTTTAAGATTATGTcccatgtttctttttttttttattgttaaaaattcttcaacaaaaaaaaaacaactatttgtttgttagaaaaatattgCATAAACTTCTTCTTATTTGAATTTGTCTAATAAAATAGTCCCTGtaattttaaatgttaattacGTTTGGTAACAATAATAAgcttacataaaaatatttactatttatttaattagcttttgttatttaaatttaaaatatttttattttatcaattttcttattaaatttgtaataattgctattattattattattattattattattattattattattattattattattattattattattattattattattattattattattattattattattcttatcatttataattttcatacaATTTATGCATTATAAAGTACaaatcaataatttataaaattgtaaCATGACCATGATTTCACTTGTTTTTAAtatcaattaataaaatttcaaaatatttttatttaaactattaaacGAAATTGTCCTATAACTTTAACTGTCTATTTGGTAACTGAAGTTTTtacacaaaaatatttgtaaatatatagataCCATTTGTtatagtatatacatatatttatgtatattttcttaaattaaattatttttaaaatttaatttattttagtttctctAGTTTATTTTagcaaatttataataaataatattattacagatattcatatttttaaaacatacttcaacttatacatcaaaaactttaactgtcaattattttaaaaatataataaatttttacaacAAACAATACATAAATCTACGGTTTATAACTACATAATTTTTACTGTGAGTTAAATCGAATTAAAACTTTATTGTAATTCAACACTAATACAACATGTCACCACTTTGTAAAGTTAAACCGCATAAATCTCACATGTTAAACTGCTTTGGTAAAGTTATTAATGTCACACATGTCAAGACACACATTATATTAAGGCCACATACCATTTTGTACCAGAGAGCTAAACCTCTGAGAACAATGTTTGATAACTGTTTAAGAGCTTGATTCCAATTACACTACTCATAATTAGTTTTTATTGAAAACATAACTGCTTttaaaacagaaacagaaaGTTCTATCAAGAAAATTCCAGAGTTGAATGTTCCTCATTGTGCCCCTGCTGATCCCATCACTGCCACCATTGCCTTTTCTCATCATTGCCACAAATTCTCCATAGTCTATTCTTCCATCCTACAAAACAAGCAAACACCATCAAACTTTGACTTAGCTCCTTCACTAGGAAACAGTGAATATCACTTACACTGTCTTGGTCGATGTCTTTGATCATTTTATCCAGATTCGAATCTTTTATCCCAAACTGCTTCCAAGCCTGTTGGAGTTCATCAACAGTGATGCAACCACTTGCATCTTTATCAAAGAAAGAGAATGCAGCTACTAGATTCTCCTCTCTTTCCAGCTTGTTCAAGTGGATTGTTGCAGCCAAGAACTCTCCATAGTCTATCGTTCCACTCTCATCAACATCAGCCTAataacaaacacacacacacatcatAAGATGATGTTGGATAAAACTTAAGAAGAATAGTGAAAGTTAAGTTGCTAGTTTACAGCTTGCAAGAGTTCTTGGATCTCTGATTCCACAAGCTCTGACCCAACACATCTGACACTGTCTTTCAACTCTTCAAACGTGATGGTTCCACTGTTGTCTGTATCTATCATCTTGAACAGTTCTTTGAGCCCACCAATTTCTTCCTCAGATAGTCTCTCTGCAACTACGCGTAAAGCCATCTTCTTAAGTTTGTTCATTGCAGAGAACCTTTTCAAGCGGGACACTACTGCAAAGCCCAATGGTTTATCTGGAGCAACCGTATCATCCACAATCCAAGGGTGACCTGACAAAACAAGACAACTTCAATCACACGTTAGCAAGAATCTATATTAAGCTCATATAAGTAAGCTTACACAAGACTTGATGAGCAGTTAGCCTTCTCTTTGGATCACTCTCAAGCATCTTCTTTATAAGATCCTTGGCACTCTCTGAGATGCTAGGCCAAGGATCGGTCTCAAAGTCCAGCTTTCCCTGTAGAATCTTTCTAAAGATCCCACGTTCAGTTCCTGGATACAAATTAGGACAAATGAGACGAGAGAGACTGAAACGCTGCAATATaaagacaaaagagaaagaaagaatctAACCAGCATTGAAAGGAGGAAAACCACATAATAGAATGTAAAGGATAACTCCAGCGCTCCATACGTCACATTCACGGCCGTAATGCCTACGTAAAACTTCAGGTGCCACATAGTATGCACTTCCAACAAGTTTGGAAAACGTTGCACctgacaaaaaaacaaagaaacaaacattaGCATTTAAAACATGGGTCTTTAAGCAAGGGTTCAATGAAACAGTGTCACA contains:
- the LOC125575688 gene encoding calcium-dependent protein kinase 12-like; the encoded protein is MASESRTRWVLPYKTKNLKDDYLLGRVLGQGQYGTTFLCNHKETGQKLACKSIPKRKLLRQEHFDRVLREIQIMHHLSENPNVVRIHSTYEDATSVHLVMELCEGGELFDRIAKKDHHSEREAAKLTKTIVSVVEACHSLGVMHRDLKPENFLFSSRDEDASIKSIDFGLSVFCKPGATFSKLVGSAYYVAPEVLRRHYGRECDVWSAGVILYILLCGFPPFNAGTERGIFRKILQGKLDFETDPWPSISESAKDLIKKMLESDPKRRLTAHQVLCHPWIVDDTVAPDKPLGFAVVSRLKRFSAMNKLKKMALRVVAERLSEEEIGGLKELFKMIDTDNSGTITFEELKDSVRCVGSELVESEIQELLQAADVDESGTIDYGEFLAATIHLNKLEREENLVAAFSFFDKDASGCITVDELQQAWKQFGIKDSNLDKMIKDIDQDSDGRIDYGEFVAMMRKGNGGSDGISRGTMRNIQLWNFLDRTFCFCFKSSYVFNKN